A single window of Sphaerodactylus townsendi isolate TG3544 linkage group LG05, MPM_Stown_v2.3, whole genome shotgun sequence DNA harbors:
- the RAB3A gene encoding ras-related protein Rab-3A, translating to MASATDARYGQKESSDQNFDYMFKILIIGNSSVGKTSFLFRYADDSFTPAFVSTVGIDFKVKTIYRNDKRIKLQIWDTAGQERYRTITTAYYRGAMGFILMYDITNEESFNAVQDW from the exons ATGGCTTCTGCGACAGACGCTCGCTACGGCCAGAAAGAGTCCTCTGACCAGAACTTCGACTATATGTTTAAAATCCTAATCATTGGCAACAGCAGCGTGGGCAAGACATCCTTCCTCTTCCGCTATGCCGACGACTCGTTCACACCAGCCTTTGTCAGTACCGTCGGCATCGACTTCAAAGTGAAGACCATCTACCGCAACGACAAGCGCATTAAGCTGCAGATCTGG GATACGGCGGGTCAAGAACGGTACCGGACCATCACCACTGCCTATTACCGGGGTGCCATGGGCTTCATTCTGATGTATGACATCACCAATGAAGAGTCATTCAATGCTGTCCAGGATTGGTGA